The following coding sequences are from one Mustela lutreola isolate mMusLut2 chromosome 5, mMusLut2.pri, whole genome shotgun sequence window:
- the HSPA9 gene encoding stress-70 protein, mitochondrial yields MISASRAAAARLVGAATSRGPTAARHKDGWNGLSHEAFRIVSRRDYASEAIKGAVVGIDLGTTNSCVAVMEGKQAKVLENAEGARTTPSVVAFTADGERLVGMPAKRQAVTNPNNTFYATKRLIGRRYDDPEVQKDIKNVPFKIVRASNGDAWVEAHGKLYSPSQIGAFVLMKMKETAENYLGHTAKNAVITVPAYFNDSQRQATKDAGQISGLNVLRVINEPTAAALAYGLDKSEDKIIAVYDLGGGTFDISILEIQKGVFEVKSTNGDTFLGGEDFDQALLRHIVKEFKRETGVDLTKDNMALQRVREAAEKAKCELSSSVQTDINLPYLTMDASGPKHLNMKLTRAQFEGIVTDLIRRTIAPCQKAMQDAEVSKSDIGEVILVGGMTRMPKVQQTVQDLFGRAPSKAVNPDEAVAIGAAIQGGVLAGDVTDVLLLDVTPLSLGIETLGGVFTKLINRNTTIPTKKSQVFSTAADGQTQVEIKVCQGEREMAGDNKLLGQFTLIGIPPAPRGVPQIEVTFDIDANGIVHVSAKDKGTGREQQIVIQSSGGLSKDDIENMVKNAEKYAEEDRRKKERVEAVNMAEGIIHDTETKMEEFKDQLPADECNKLKEEISKMRELLARKDSETGENIRQAASSLQQASLKLFEMAYKKMASEREGSGSSGTGEQKEDQKEEKQ; encoded by the exons ATGATAAGTGCCAGCCGAGCAGCGGCTGCTCGTCTTGTCGGCGCCGCAACCTCCCGGGGCCCCACAGCCGCGCGCCACAAG gatggctGGAATGGCCTTAGTCATGAAGCTTTTAGAATTGTTTCAAGGCGGGACTATGC aTCAGAAGCAATCAAGGGAGCAGTTGTTGGTATTGATTTGGGCACTACCAACTCCTGTGTGGCGGTTATGGAAGGTAAACAAGCAAAG GTGTTAGAAAATGCTGAAGGTGCCAGAACCACCCCTTCAGTTGTGGCCTTTACAGCAGATGGTGAGCGACTTGTTGGCATGCCGGCCAAGCGACAGGCTGTCACCAACCCAAACAACACATTCTATGCCACCAAGCGTCTCATTGGCCGGCGATATGATGATCCTGAAGTACAGAAAGATAT TAAAAATGTGCCCTTTAAAATTGTCCGTGCCTCCAATGGAGATGCCTGGGTTGAAGCTCATGGAAAACTCTATTCTCCAAGTCAAATTGGAGCGTTCGTGTTGATGAAGATGAAAGAGACTGCAG AAAATTACTTGGGGCATACAGCAAAAAATGCTGTGATCACTGTTCCAGCTTATTTCAATGACTCTCAGAGACAG gcCACTAAGGATGCTGGCCAGATATCTGGACTAAATGTGCTTCGAGTAATTAATGAACCCACAGCTGCTGCTCTGGCCTACGGTCTAGACAAATCAGAAGACAAAAT catTGCTGTATATGATTTAGGTGGTGGAACTTTTGATATTTCTATCCTGGAGATTCAGAAAGGTGTATTTGAGGTGAAGTCCACCAATGGAGATACGTTCTTAGGTGGTGAGGACTTTGACCAGGCCTTGCTACGACACATTGTGAAGGAATTCAAAAGAGAG ACGGGGGTTGATTTAACCAAAGACAACATGGCACTTCAGAGGGTTCGGGAAGCTGCTGAGAAGGCTAAGTGTGAACTCTCCTCATCTGTGCAG ACCGACATTAATTTGCCATATCTTACGATGGATGCTTCTGGACCCAAGCATTTGAATATGAAGCTGACTCGTGCTCAGTTCGAAGGGATTGTCACTGATCTAATCAGGAGAACCATTGCCCCATGCCAGAAAGCCATGCAAGATGCAGAGGTCAGCAAGAGTGACATCGGAGAAGTGATTCTTGTTGGTGGCATGACTAGGATGCCCAAG GTTCAGCAGACTGTACAGGATCTCTTTGGCCGAGCCCCAAGCAAAGCTGTAAACCCTGATGAGGCTGTGGCCATTGGAGCTGCCATTCAGGGAGGTGTGTTAGCTGGTGATGTCACAGATGTGCTGCTCCTCGATGTCACTCCCTTGTCTCTGGGTATTGAGACTCTGGGAGGTGTTTTTACCAAACTTATCAACAGAAACACCACTATCCCAACCAAGAAAAGCCAG GTGTTTTCTACAGCTGCTGATGGTCAGACTCAAGTGGAGATTAAAGTGTGTCAGGGTGAGAGAGAGATGGCTGGAGACAACAAACTTCTTGGACAGTTTACTTTG attggaATTCCCCCAGCCCCTCGTGGAGTCCCTCAGATTGAAGTTACATTTGACATTGATGCCAATGGGATTGTACATGTTTCAGCAAAAGATAAGGGTACAGGACGTGAGCAGCAGa TCGTGATCCAGTCTTCCGGTGGGTTAAGCAAAGATGATATtgaaaatatggttaaaaatgcagaaaagtatGCGGAAGAAGACCGGCGAAAGAAG gAACGAGTTGAAGCTGTTAATATGGCTGAAGGAATTATTCAtgacacagaaacaaaaatggaagaattCAAGGACCAATTGCCTGCTGATGAA tgcaaTAAGCTAAAAGAAGAGATTTCCAAAATGAGGGAACTTCTGGCTCGGAAAGACAGCGAAACAGGAGAAAACATAAGGCAGGCAGCATCTTCCCTTCAGCAGGCATCACTGAAGCTCTTCGAAATGGCATACAAAAAG aTGGCATCTGAGCGAGAAGGCTCTGGAAGTTCTGGCACTGGGGAACAAAAGGAAGatcaaaaggaggaaaaacagtAG